The following nucleotide sequence is from Chromobacterium rhizoryzae.
AGTCTGCTGTGCTTTGGCGATACGGCGTTAAAAACCAGCTCAAAATGCTCAGTACCCCTCGTACATTCCGCTTTTTCGCTAATTTTCGCCTTGTCTCGCTCTGGCTCGCGAGCCTTTGAACAGGCTCTGAGAAACCGAACTTTTGATGGAGAAGCCATGCTGTATCCGCCGATAGAACCGTTTGCCAGCGGCATGCTGCCGCTGGACGGCTTGCATTCCATGTACTGGGAGCAGTGCGGCCAGCCGCAGGGGTATCCGGTCCTCTATCTGCACGGCGGGCCCGGAGACGGCTGCGTGCCGGCCTGCCGCCAGTTGTTCGACCCCGGTTTTTACCGCGCGGTGCTGTTCGATCAGCGCGGCAGCGGCCGCTCCTCGCCGCGCGGCGAGCTGCGCGACAACAGCACCGCCCATCTGGTGGCGGACATCGAGCGGCTGCGCGAGCAACTGGGCATAGAGCGCTGGCTGGTGTTCGGCGGCTCCTGGGGCAGCACGCTGGCGCTGGCTTACGCCCAGGCGTATCCGGAACGCGTCAGCGGCCTGATTCTGCGCGGCATTTTCCTGGGCGAGCGCCGCGAGATCGACTGGTTTCTGCACGGCATGGGTCAGTTCTTTCCCGAGGAGTGGCAACGCTTCGTCGCGCCCATCCCGGAGGCGGAGCGCGGCGATTTGCTGGCCGCCTATTACCGGCGGCTGACCGATCCGGACCCGGCGGTGCACCTGCCGGCCTGCCGCGCCTGGGGCCGCTACGAGGGCGCTTGCGTCGCGCTGCGCCCCAATGCCGATGCCGCCGAGCGCGCCGGCAGCGAATACGTGGCCTTGTCGCTGGCGCGGCTGGAGGCCCATTACTTCGTCAACCGCGTGTTTTTGCCGGAAGGCGCGCTGCTGGATGGGCTGGCGCGCATCCGCCACATTCCCGCCGCCATCGTGCAAGGCCGTTACGACGTGGTCTGCCCGCCCTCCACCGCGCTGAGGCTGGCCCAGGCCTGGCCGCAGGCCCACTACGAACTGGTGGAAGCCGCCGGCCACTCTGTGTGGGAGCCGGGCATACTCGAGGCGCTGCTGCGGCAACTGGAGCGCTTCCGCGACGCCCATCTGGCCGGCCGGGTCTAAGAACGTGTTTACGATCTCGCGAGCGAAGGCGAGACAAGGCGAAAACGCTTGAAGAAGCGGAATGCACAGGTGGCGCATGAGCATCCTGAAAGCGTTTTCAACGCGGTATCGCCGAAGCGCGGCAGACTTTGAATCGCTTCTAAGCCCGCGCAACTATTTGGCGCGTAGGCCGGTCGAATCTGGTTTTCGACAAGGAAAGACTGGCAATTGAAAACCATCGTTCTCTGCGCCGCGGCCTTACTGGCCGGAATGCCCGCCGCCGCCTCCGCCTATAGCGACGAGACGCGCTTCCCCTTTGCCGGCCAGCCCGGCGAACTGCCGCTGGAAGTGGTGTTGCGCTTCGCCAAGAACCGGCTGGGCGAAGACGGCCAGTTCGAATACCGCAGCCTGAAAGTGATCCAGACCAGCCCGCCGGAAGCCTTCGACAAGGCCAGCATCGCGCTGCTGCGCGAAGGTCTGATGGACGACAGCGTCAAGGGCATGCGCCAGCGCTTCCAGCTCTCCCGCGAAGGCAATGTCTGGACCATACGCTCGGTGAAGGAGGATTTCTCCTGCTGGCGCGGCCGCAAAGGCTGGGGCGTCAAGCCCTGCCCTTGACGGCGACGGGTCAAGGAGCCGGCCAAGCATTTGTTTTTTTGGGGTCTTATCGCGGAAGCGAAGACGCCGTTATAATGGGGGCAACCTTTTTGCGGACGGGCTATCCGGAGCGGAGCGCATCACTGGCGCCTCCGGGCAGCCCGCCTTTTGTATTTCAGAGTCCAGATAAAGATCGCCATGCAAGAACAATACAGCCCGCGCGCGGTGGAAGCCGCCGCCCAGCAGAAATGGCAGAAGACTGC
It contains:
- the pip gene encoding prolyl aminopeptidase; translation: MLYPPIEPFASGMLPLDGLHSMYWEQCGQPQGYPVLYLHGGPGDGCVPACRQLFDPGFYRAVLFDQRGSGRSSPRGELRDNSTAHLVADIERLREQLGIERWLVFGGSWGSTLALAYAQAYPERVSGLILRGIFLGERREIDWFLHGMGQFFPEEWQRFVAPIPEAERGDLLAAYYRRLTDPDPAVHLPACRAWGRYEGACVALRPNADAAERAGSEYVALSLARLEAHYFVNRVFLPEGALLDGLARIRHIPAAIVQGRYDVVCPPSTALRLAQAWPQAHYELVEAAGHSVWEPGILEALLRQLERFRDAHLAGRV